The proteins below come from a single Zea mays cultivar B73 chromosome 8, Zm-B73-REFERENCE-NAM-5.0, whole genome shotgun sequence genomic window:
- the LOC100283249 gene encoding ZIP zinc/iron transport family protein produces MSGTGCLPTDGPALSRVCRDGAAAARLKTGSLLAILVASAVGICLPVALTRAFRGSPNYARGLLLVKCYAAGVILSTSLVHVLPDAHAALADCAVASRRPWRDFPFAGLFTLVGALLALLVDLSASSHLEAHAHVGAHHETPYAPIPKKVPVFELAGEMSPKKRAFLGDDREEDPAPHAATNGADPDRDDVALFGPKKGARSDEVPAITAGCHAVAHEVVEVGEGPGEDEEEARRKQKMVSKVLEIGIVFHSVIIGVTMGMSQDVCAIRPLVVALSFHQVFEGMGLGGCIAQAGFGMATVGYMCIMFSVTTPLGILLGMLVFHMTGYDDSNPNALIMEGILGSLSAGILIYMALVDLVSLDFFHNKMMSASLKLKKACYIALVLGSASMSVLALWA; encoded by the exons ATGTCCGGCACCGGGTGCCTCCCCACCGACGGCCCGGCCCTATCCCGGGTCTGCCGGGACGGCGCGGCCGCCGCACGGCTCAAGACGGGGTCGCTGCTGGCCATTCTCGTCGCCAGCGCCGTCGGCATCTGCCTCCCCGTCGCGCTCACGCGGGCCTTCCGCGGCAGCCCAAACTACGCGCGGGGCCTGCTCCTCGTCAAGTGCTACGCGGCTGGGGTCATCCTCTCCACCTCGCTCGTCCACGTGCTCCCCGACGCGCACGCCGCCCTCGCCGACTGCGCCGTCGCCTCGCGCAGGCCCTGGAGGGACTTCCCCTTCGCGGGCCTTTTCACCCTCGTCGGCGCGCTGCTCGCGCTCCTCGTCGACCTCTCCGCCTCCTCCCACCTCGAGGCCCACGCCCACGTCGGCGCCCACCACGAAACTCCCTACGCCCCGATCCCGAAGAAGGTACCCGTGTTCGAGCTCGCCGGCGAAATGAGCCCCAAGAAGCGCGCTTTCTTGGGCGACGACCGAGAAGAGGACCCCGCGCCGCACGCCGCCACCAACGGCGCAGACCCGGACCGCGACGACGTGGCGCTCTTCGGACCCAAGAAGGGCGCCCGCAGCGACGAGGTCCCGGCCATCACTGCCGGGTGCCATGCCGTCGCCCATGAAGTGGTGGAGGTAGGGGAGGGGCCCGGTGAGGACGAGGAGGAGGCCAGGAGGAAGCAGAAGATGGTGTCCAAAGTGCTGGAGATTGGGATAGTCTTCCACTCCGTCATCATCGGAGTTACGATGGGGATGTCCCAGGATGTCTGTGCAATCCGGCCACTTGTGGTTGCGCTCTCCTTCCATCAGGTGTTCGAGGGGATGGGCCTGGGCGGATGCATCGCACAG GCTGGTTTTGGGATGGCAACAGTTGGCTACATGTGCATAATGTTCTCAGTGACGACGCCATTGGGAATTCTTCTTGGAATGCTAGTGTTCCACATGACTGGCTACGACGATAGCAATCCAAATGCCTTAATAATGGAAGGGATCCTTGGTTCACTTTCGGCTGGAATTCTCATCTATATGGCGCTAGTCGACCTAGTTTCTCTTGATTTTTTCCACAACAAGATGATGTCAGCGTCTTTGAAGCTGAAGAAGGCGTGTTACATTGCCTTGGTGCTTGGATCTGCTTCTATGTCGGTATTAGCTCTCTGGGCATAG